A section of the Alkalihalobacillus sp. LMS39 genome encodes:
- a CDS encoding DUF5590 domain-containing protein, whose amino-acid sequence MKKWIIFGIALFVVVIVSMSTYFYQTIRSPIVAEKAEISEFVIENTAVTNVDMVELYHGTESYFVIEGSNEQDENIIVWINKEDRESIIVRNAADGITKDQVRSFALSELDPKKIISIRLGYENDRTVYEITYIDEEDRYSYYYMTFSDGTFVKRYSLRKETT is encoded by the coding sequence ATGAAGAAATGGATTATTTTCGGTATTGCATTGTTCGTTGTCGTTATTGTTAGTATGTCTACTTATTTTTATCAAACCATTCGTTCACCAATCGTTGCTGAAAAAGCAGAAATTAGTGAGTTTGTAATCGAAAATACAGCCGTTACAAACGTTGATATGGTTGAGTTGTACCATGGTACAGAAAGTTATTTTGTCATAGAAGGTAGTAATGAACAGGATGAAAATATTATCGTTTGGATAAACAAAGAAGACCGTGAATCGATCATTGTTCGAAATGCAGCAGACGGTATAACAAAAGACCAAGTCCGTTCTTTTGCTTTATCAGAACTTGACCCTAAAAAAATCATTTCGATTAGGTTAGGGTATGAAAATGACCGTACCGTTTATGAAATTACGTATATTGATGAAGAAGACCGGTATTCTTATTACTATATGACATTTTCCGATGGTACATTTGTAAAAAGATACAGTTTGCGTAAAGAAACAACGTAA